The DNA region CAAGAAGCATATTTTTCATTTCTTCCATATACTATATCAAAGAAAGCATCTTGGATTTTTTTAGTAATTTCTCCACGAGAACCATTTCCTATAACTCTATGATCTAGCGAATTAATAGGAGTAATTTCAGCTGCTGTTCCTGTAAAGAATGCTTCATCGCAAACATAAATTTCATCTCTACTTATTCTTCTTCTAACAACTTCTATACCTAAATCATCGGCTATTTTTAATACAGTATCTTGTGTAATTGATTTTAAAGCATAATCATTTGGTGGTGTAATTAACTCACCATTTTTAACCATAAAAAAACATTCACCAGTTCCTTCAGCAACAAAGCCTTCCTCATCACACATTAAAGCTTCTTCATATCCACTATTAATAGCTTCATATTTTGCCATCATTGAATTTAGATAGTTCGCACTTGCTTTTGCTTTATTAAAATTTGCTTTTGTACTATTTCTCATTAATGACGAAATGCAAACTTTAATACCTTTATTTAAGCCATCTTCTCCTAAATAAGCACCCCATTCCCAAGCAGCGATTCCTACTCTAACAGGAGCTTTTGCATGATAAATCCCCATAATACCATCACCTAAGAAAATTAATGGGCGAATATATGTATTTGAATTAAATTTATTACGTCTTAATAACTCAATTTGCGCATCTTCTAATTCTTTTTGAGAAAATGGTGGAGTAATTGCTGTAATTTTTGCACTTTCTAATAATCTTTTCGTATGATCTTGTAATCTAAAAATTGCCATACCATTTTCTGCTTTATAAGCTCTAGTCCCTTCAAATACTGCATTAGCATAGTGTAATGAGTGAGTTAAAAAATGAACCTTTGCATCAGCAAAATTAATAATTTGTCCATCCATCCAAACATAATCAGCTTTAATTGCCATAACTATCCTTTCAAATAAATTTTTAATATTCTATCAAATTTTTAATAATAATTGTTTATTTTTTTTACATAGAATAAAGATTTAGAAAGGATAAATTATGGTAACAAATAAAAATTATTATTTAAATAGAAGAAATTTTTTAAAGCTCGGTGCTGGAGCCATGGTTTCAAGTGAGGCTATAGCTAATGAGATATTAAAATTAAAAGATTTAGAGCCTAGCAATAATGAATATGCATATAATTATGTAAATTTTTATGAATTTAGTACAGATAAAAGATTATGTGTAAAACTAGCTCAAGAATCAAAATTAAATGAAGAAAAAATAAACATAGAAATTTCAGGTCTTTGTGAAAATCCGATAACATTAACTGACATATCACAATTTAAAGAAGTAAATAGAATATATAAACTAAGATGTGTTGAAGCTTGGAGTATGAATTTACCATGGAGTGGATTTGAATTAAGAGAACTCATAAACTTAGCAAAGCCTAAAAAAGAAGCTAAATTTATTAAATTTACAAGTATTTTCAACCCAGATATATTTCCGGATCAAAAAGGATATGGTGTAATAGATTATCCATATGTAGAAGGGTTAAGATTAGATGAAGCTATGCATCCATTAACAATTTTAGCTACAAAATTATATAACGAACCATTAAAAGCTCAAAATGGAGCTCCTATAAGATTAGTAGTACCTTGGAAATATGGATTTAAATATATAAAATCAATAGCAAAAATTGAATTTACTGATATTCAACCTATTAGTTCTTGGGAAAAATACAATCCTAATGAATATGGATTTTATGCTAACGTTAACCCTAATGTCCCACATCCTAGATGGTCTC from Campylobacter sp. MG1 includes:
- a CDS encoding branched-chain amino acid transaminase, encoding MAIKADYVWMDGQIINFADAKVHFLTHSLHYANAVFEGTRAYKAENGMAIFRLQDHTKRLLESAKITAITPPFSQKELEDAQIELLRRNKFNSNTYIRPLIFLGDGIMGIYHAKAPVRVGIAAWEWGAYLGEDGLNKGIKVCISSLMRNSTKANFNKAKASANYLNSMMAKYEAINSGYEEALMCDEEGFVAEGTGECFFMVKNGELITPPNDYALKSITQDTVLKIADDLGIEVVRRRISRDEIYVCDEAFFTGTAAEITPINSLDHRVIGNGSRGEITKKIQDAFFDIVYGRNEKYASWLTYI
- the msrP gene encoding protein-methionine-sulfoxide reductase catalytic subunit MsrP, whose amino-acid sequence is MMVTNKNYYLNRRNFLKLGAGAMVSSEAIANEILKLKDLEPSNNEYAYNYVNFYEFSTDKRLCVKLAQESKLNEEKINIEISGLCENPITLTDISQFKEVNRIYKLRCVEAWSMNLPWSGFELRELINLAKPKKEAKFIKFTSIFNPDIFPDQKGYGVIDYPYVEGLRLDEAMHPLTILATKLYNEPLKAQNGAPIRLVVPWKYGFKYIKSIAKIEFTDIQPISSWEKYNPNEYGFYANVNPNVPHPRWSQSSHRVLGSFFKEDTEIFNGYGDLVSFLYNDLDLTKNF